In the genome of Streptomyces globosus, one region contains:
- the dnaN gene encoding DNA polymerase III subunit beta, which produces MKIRVERDVLAEAVAWAARSLPARPPVPVLAGLLLKAEEGTLSLSGFDYEVSARVSVEADVEEDGTVLVSGRLLADICRALPNRPVEISTDGVRATVVCGSSRFTLHTLPVEEYPALPQMPTATGTVSGEVFAAAAAQVAIAAGRDDTLPVLTGVRIEIEGDRVTLASTDRYRFAVREFLWKPENPDASAVALVPAKTLLDTAKSLTSGDTVTLALSGSGAGEGLIGFEGAGRRTTTRLLEGDLPKYRTLFPTEFNSVAVIETAPFVEAVKRVALVAERNTPVRLSFEQGVLILEAGSSDDAQAVERVDAVLEGDDISIAFNPTFLLDGLSAIDSPAAQLSFTTSTKPALLSGRPAVDAEADEAYKYLIMPVRLSG; this is translated from the coding sequence GTGAAGATCCGGGTGGAGCGCGACGTACTCGCGGAGGCGGTGGCCTGGGCTGCCCGCAGCCTCCCGGCCCGGCCGCCCGTGCCCGTCCTCGCGGGCCTGCTGCTGAAGGCCGAGGAAGGGACGCTGTCCCTCTCCGGCTTCGACTACGAGGTCTCGGCCCGCGTCTCCGTCGAGGCGGACGTCGAGGAGGACGGCACCGTCCTCGTCTCCGGCCGGCTCCTCGCCGACATCTGCCGCGCCCTCCCCAACCGGCCGGTGGAGATTTCCACAGACGGTGTACGGGCGACCGTGGTGTGCGGCTCCTCCCGCTTCACCCTCCACACCCTGCCGGTGGAGGAGTACCCGGCCCTGCCGCAGATGCCGACCGCCACCGGCACCGTCTCCGGCGAGGTCTTCGCCGCCGCTGCGGCCCAGGTCGCCATCGCCGCCGGCCGTGACGACACCCTTCCCGTCCTCACCGGCGTCCGCATCGAGATCGAGGGCGACCGCGTCACCCTCGCCTCCACCGACCGCTACCGCTTCGCGGTCCGCGAGTTCCTGTGGAAGCCGGAGAACCCGGATGCCTCCGCCGTCGCCCTCGTCCCCGCCAAGACGCTCCTCGACACGGCGAAGTCCCTGACCAGCGGCGACACCGTCACCCTGGCGCTGTCGGGCTCCGGTGCCGGCGAGGGCCTCATCGGCTTCGAGGGCGCCGGCCGCCGCACCACCACCCGCCTCCTCGAAGGCGACCTGCCCAAGTACCGCACGCTCTTCCCGACCGAGTTCAACTCCGTCGCCGTGATCGAGACCGCCCCCTTCGTGGAGGCCGTCAAGCGCGTCGCGCTGGTCGCCGAGCGCAACACCCCGGTCCGCCTGAGCTTCGAGCAGGGCGTGCTGATCCTGGAGGCCGGCTCCTCCGACGACGCACAGGCTGTGGAAAGGGTCGACGCGGTCCTGGAGGGCGACGACATCTCGATCGCCTTCAACCCGACCTTCCTGCTCGACGGCCTCAGCGCGATCGACTCGCCCGCCGCCCAGCTCAGCTTCACCACGTCCACCAAGCCGGCGCTCCTCAGCGGCCGCCCCGCCGTGGACGCCGAGGCGGACGAGGCCTACAAGTACCTGATCATGCCGGTGCGCCTCTCCGGCTGA
- the gnd gene encoding phosphogluconate dehydrogenase (NAD(+)-dependent, decarboxylating) has translation MELGLVGLGKMGGNMRERIRRAGHTVIGYDRNPDLADVHSLAELVDGLQAPRVVWVMVPAGAATQSTIDELGELLSPGDVVVDGGNSRWTDDEKHAEELAAKGVGFVDCGVSGGVWGLENGYALMYGGEKEHVAAVQPVFDALKPEGDFGAVHAGKVGAGHFAKMVHNGIEYAMMQAYAEGWELLEKVDSVTDVREVFRSWQEGTVIRSWLLDLAVNALDEDEHLEQLRGYAQDSGEGRWTVEAAIDNAVPLPAITASLFARFASRQDDSPQMKMIAALRNQFGGHAVEKK, from the coding sequence ATGGAGCTCGGTCTCGTCGGTCTCGGCAAGATGGGCGGCAACATGCGCGAGCGCATCCGCCGCGCAGGCCACACCGTCATCGGATACGACCGCAACCCTGACCTCGCCGACGTCCACAGCCTCGCGGAGCTTGTGGACGGACTCCAGGCGCCCCGCGTGGTGTGGGTGATGGTCCCGGCCGGTGCCGCGACCCAGTCCACCATCGACGAGCTCGGCGAGCTGCTCTCCCCCGGCGACGTCGTCGTCGACGGCGGCAACTCGCGCTGGACCGACGACGAGAAGCACGCCGAGGAGCTCGCCGCCAAGGGCGTCGGCTTCGTCGACTGCGGCGTCTCCGGCGGCGTGTGGGGCCTGGAGAACGGCTACGCGCTCATGTACGGCGGCGAGAAGGAGCACGTCGCGGCCGTCCAGCCGGTCTTCGACGCGCTCAAGCCCGAGGGCGACTTCGGCGCCGTCCACGCCGGCAAGGTCGGCGCCGGCCACTTCGCGAAGATGGTCCACAACGGCATCGAGTACGCCATGATGCAGGCCTACGCCGAGGGCTGGGAGCTGCTGGAGAAGGTCGACTCCGTCACCGACGTCCGCGAGGTGTTCCGGTCCTGGCAGGAGGGGACGGTCATCCGCTCCTGGCTGCTCGACCTGGCCGTCAACGCCCTCGACGAGGACGAGCACCTGGAGCAGCTGCGCGGCTACGCGCAGGACTCCGGCGAGGGCCGCTGGACCGTGGAGGCGGCGATCGACAACGCCGTCCCGCTGCCGGCGATCACCGCGTCGCTCTTCGCGCGCTTCGCCTCGCGCCAGGACGACTCGCCGCAGATGAAGATGATCGCCGCGCTGCGCAACCAGTTCGGCGGCCACGCGGTGGAGAAGAAGTAG
- the recF gene encoding DNA replication/repair protein RecF (All proteins in this family for which functions are known are DNA-binding proteins that assist the filamentation of RecA onto DNA for the initiation of recombination or recombinational repair.) — protein sequence MHVTHLSLADFRSYARAEVPLDPGVTAFVGPNGQGKTNLVEAVGYLATLGSHRVSSDAPLVRMGAERAVVRAAVRQGDRQQLVELELNPGRANRARINRSSQVRPRDVLGIVRTVLFAPEDLALVKGDPGERRRFLDELVTARSPRMAGVRSDYERVLKQRNTLLKSAAMARRHGGRSMDLSTLDVWDQHLARAGAELLAQRLDLIASLLPLADKAYEQLAPGGGPLGLAYRCSAGEPVDSGAARSREELYEVLLQALAQVRKQEIERGVTLVGPHRDDVLLRLGELPAKGYASHGESWSYALALRLASYELLRAEGAEPVLILDDVFAELDARRRERLAELVAPGEQVLVTAAVDDDVPGVLAGARFAVSGGEVTRL from the coding sequence ATGCACGTCACGCACCTCTCCCTGGCCGACTTCCGCTCGTACGCCCGGGCCGAGGTCCCCCTCGACCCGGGCGTCACCGCCTTCGTGGGCCCCAACGGCCAGGGCAAGACGAACCTCGTCGAGGCCGTCGGCTACCTGGCCACGCTGGGCAGCCACCGGGTGTCCTCGGACGCCCCCCTCGTCCGGATGGGCGCCGAGCGGGCCGTCGTCCGCGCCGCCGTCCGGCAGGGCGACCGGCAGCAGCTGGTCGAGCTCGAACTCAACCCGGGCCGCGCCAACCGCGCCCGCATCAACAGGTCCTCCCAGGTCAGGCCCCGCGACGTGCTCGGCATCGTCCGGACGGTGCTGTTCGCGCCGGAGGACCTCGCCCTCGTCAAGGGCGACCCGGGGGAGCGCCGCCGCTTCCTCGACGAGCTGGTCACGGCGCGCTCCCCGCGGATGGCGGGGGTCCGCTCCGACTACGAGCGGGTCCTCAAGCAGCGCAACACCCTGCTGAAGTCCGCGGCCATGGCACGCCGGCACGGCGGCCGCTCCATGGACCTGTCCACCCTGGACGTGTGGGACCAGCACCTGGCCCGGGCCGGCGCCGAGCTGCTGGCCCAGCGCCTCGACCTGATCGCGTCGCTGCTCCCGCTGGCCGACAAGGCGTACGAGCAGCTCGCGCCCGGCGGCGGCCCGCTCGGCCTGGCCTACCGCTGCTCCGCGGGCGAGCCCGTCGACAGCGGCGCGGCCCGCTCCCGCGAGGAGCTGTACGAGGTGCTGCTCCAGGCACTGGCGCAGGTGCGCAAGCAGGAGATCGAGCGGGGCGTCACCCTCGTCGGGCCGCACCGCGACGACGTGCTGCTGCGGCTCGGCGAGCTGCCGGCCAAGGGGTACGCCAGCCACGGCGAATCCTGGAGCTACGCGCTCGCGCTGCGGCTCGCCTCGTACGAGCTGCTCCGCGCCGAGGGCGCCGAGCCGGTGCTGATCCTCGACGACGTCTTCGCGGAGCTGGACGCGCGGCGCCGGGAGCGGCTGGCCGAACTGGTGGCCCCGGGGGAGCAGGTCCTGGTGACGGCCGCGGTGGACGACGATGTCCCCGGGGTCCTCGCGGGGGCGCGTTTCGCGGTGTCCGGCGGTGAGGTGACCCGGCTGTGA
- a CDS encoding DUF721 domain-containing protein: MKDHGQGGNGTGSESNAPGERPRTPEPSGIDLARQALAAAREQARARGQAAGGRGARRNQPGLRSGARADGRDPMPLMAALERLRTERGWEMPMAVAGVMERWPEIVGPEIAAHCEPERYEERELFVRCDSSAWAAQLKLLAPQLVARLNADLGQGTVRLIKVRGPGGRPKPYGPWRAPGSSGPGDTYG; the protein is encoded by the coding sequence GTGAAGGACCACGGGCAGGGCGGAAACGGAACCGGAAGCGAAAGCAACGCTCCGGGCGAGCGGCCCAGGACTCCGGAGCCCTCCGGCATCGACCTGGCGCGGCAGGCCCTGGCGGCGGCCCGCGAGCAGGCACGTGCCCGGGGCCAGGCTGCCGGCGGCCGCGGCGCCCGCCGGAACCAGCCGGGCCTGCGATCGGGCGCCCGGGCCGATGGCAGGGACCCCATGCCGCTGATGGCGGCGCTGGAGCGGCTGCGGACCGAGCGCGGCTGGGAGATGCCGATGGCGGTGGCCGGCGTGATGGAGCGCTGGCCGGAGATCGTCGGGCCGGAGATCGCCGCGCACTGCGAACCGGAACGCTATGAGGAGCGTGAGCTCTTCGTCCGGTGCGACTCCTCGGCCTGGGCGGCGCAGCTGAAGCTGCTCGCCCCGCAGCTGGTCGCGCGGCTGAACGCGGACCTCGGCCAGGGCACGGTCCGGCTGATCAAGGTCCGCGGACCGGGCGGGCGCCCCAAGCCGTACGGTCCCTGGCGGGCGCCCGGCAGCTCGGGCCCGGGCGACACCTACGGCTGA
- the gyrB gene encoding DNA topoisomerase (ATP-hydrolyzing) subunit B: protein MLCQKGRFVADSGNLNDNQSTAGENGEVTSSYDASAIQVLEGLDAVRKRPGMYIGSTGERGLHHLVYEVVDNSVDEALAGHADTIDVTILADGGVRVVDNGRGIPVDIVPSEGKPAVEVVLTVLHAGGKFGGGGYAVSGGLHGVGVSVVNALSTKVAVEVKRDGHRFTQDYKLGVPTAPLAKNEETDEHGTTVTFWADGDIFETTEYSFETLSRRFQEMAFLNKGLTISLTDERESAKATVGAETAEETEEPQARTVRYYYEGGIVDFVKYLNSRKGELIHPTVISVESEDKERMLSVEIAMQWNSQYTEGVYSFANTIHTHEGGTHEEGFRAALTGLVNRYARDRKLLREKDDNLAGEDIREGLTAIISVKLGEPQFEGQTKTKLGNTEAKTFVQKVVHEHLNDWFDRNPNEAADIVRKAIQAATARVAARKARDLTRRKGLLESASLPGKLSDCQSNDPTKCEIFIVEGDSAGGSAKSGRNPMYQAILPIRGKILNVEKARIDKILQNTEVQALISAFGTGVHEDFDIEKLRYHKIILMADADVDGQHINTLLLTFLFRFMRPLVEAGHVYLSRPPLYKIKWGRDDFEYAYSDKERDALVELGKQNGKRIREDSIQRFKGLGEMNAEELRVTTMDVDHRVLGQVTLDDAAQADDLFSVLMGEDVEARRSFIQRNAKDVRFLDI, encoded by the coding sequence GTGCTGTGCCAGAAAGGGCGCTTCGTGGCCGATTCCGGCAACCTCAACGACAACCAGTCCACAGCCGGCGAGAACGGGGAGGTCACCTCCTCGTACGACGCCTCCGCGATCCAGGTCCTGGAGGGCCTGGACGCCGTGCGCAAGCGGCCCGGCATGTACATCGGCTCGACCGGCGAGCGCGGTCTGCACCACCTCGTGTACGAGGTCGTCGACAACTCCGTCGACGAGGCCCTCGCGGGCCACGCGGACACCATCGACGTGACGATCCTCGCCGACGGCGGCGTGCGCGTGGTCGACAACGGCCGCGGCATCCCCGTCGACATCGTCCCGTCCGAGGGCAAGCCGGCCGTCGAGGTCGTGCTGACCGTCCTGCACGCGGGCGGCAAGTTCGGCGGCGGGGGCTACGCCGTCTCCGGCGGTCTGCACGGCGTCGGCGTGTCCGTCGTCAACGCCCTGTCGACGAAGGTCGCGGTCGAGGTCAAGCGCGACGGCCACCGCTTCACCCAGGACTACAAGCTGGGCGTCCCGACGGCCCCCCTCGCGAAGAACGAGGAGACCGACGAGCACGGCACCACGGTCACGTTCTGGGCCGACGGCGACATCTTCGAGACGACCGAGTACTCCTTCGAGACGCTCTCGCGCCGCTTCCAGGAGATGGCCTTCCTCAACAAGGGCCTGACCATCAGCCTGACCGACGAGCGCGAGTCGGCGAAGGCCACCGTCGGCGCCGAGACGGCCGAGGAGACCGAGGAGCCGCAGGCCCGCACGGTCCGGTACTACTACGAGGGCGGCATCGTCGACTTCGTGAAGTACCTGAACTCGCGCAAGGGCGAGCTCATCCACCCGACGGTCATCTCCGTCGAGTCGGAGGACAAGGAGCGCATGCTCTCGGTCGAGATCGCGATGCAGTGGAACTCGCAGTACACCGAGGGCGTGTACTCCTTCGCGAACACGATCCACACGCACGAGGGCGGCACCCACGAGGAGGGCTTCCGCGCGGCCCTCACCGGCCTGGTCAACCGCTACGCGCGGGACAGGAAGCTGCTGCGGGAGAAGGACGACAACCTCGCCGGCGAGGACATCCGCGAGGGCCTGACGGCGATCATCTCGGTCAAGCTGGGCGAGCCGCAGTTCGAGGGCCAGACCAAGACCAAGCTGGGCAACACGGAGGCCAAGACCTTCGTGCAGAAGGTCGTCCACGAGCACCTGAACGACTGGTTCGACCGCAACCCCAACGAGGCCGCGGACATCGTCCGCAAGGCGATCCAGGCCGCCACGGCCCGCGTCGCGGCCCGCAAGGCCCGCGACCTGACCCGCCGCAAGGGCCTGCTGGAGAGCGCCTCGCTGCCCGGCAAGCTCTCCGACTGCCAGTCCAACGACCCGACGAAGTGCGAGATCTTCATCGTCGAGGGCGACTCCGCCGGCGGCTCCGCCAAGTCCGGCCGCAACCCGATGTACCAGGCCATCCTGCCGATCCGCGGCAAGATCCTGAACGTCGAGAAGGCCCGTATCGACAAGATCCTCCAGAACACCGAGGTCCAGGCGCTCATCAGCGCCTTCGGCACCGGCGTCCACGAGGACTTCGACATCGAGAAGCTCCGCTACCACAAGATCATCCTGATGGCGGACGCCGACGTCGACGGCCAGCACATCAACACCCTGCTGCTGACCTTCCTCTTCCGCTTCATGCGCCCGCTGGTCGAGGCCGGCCACGTGTACCTCTCCCGCCCCCCGCTCTACAAGATCAAGTGGGGCCGGGACGACTTCGAGTACGCGTACTCCGACAAGGAGCGCGACGCGCTCGTCGAGCTCGGCAAGCAGAACGGCAAGCGGATCAGGGAGGACTCGATCCAGCGCTTCAAGGGTCTGGGCGAGATGAACGCCGAGGAGCTGCGCGTCACGACCATGGACGTCGACCACCGCGTGCTCGGCCAGGTCACCCTGGACGACGCCGCCCAGGCCGACGACCTGTTCTCCGTGCTGATGGGCGAGGACGTCGAGGCCCGGCGCTCCTTCATCCAGCGCAACGCCAAGGACGTCCGCTTCCTCGACATCTGA